The window CAAAGCGGCGTTAGATTTCTCGGACTTTCTAAGGAAAGGCTCCTAGAGCGGGACTCTGGTGTCGACCCAGTCGCTGATCAGCGGAATCCGGACGTCCTCGCCGTGCCAGACTTTGATCGCGTACACGACGTCCGCGACGATCATGACCGGAAGCAAAAATGGAATGAGCGGCCACGCCGACCATCCCAAGAACGGTATTGAAGCGACTGCGTGCAGGAAGAAGCCGACTGCCGCCATCCCGAAATTAAAACCGAGAGCCTGCCAAGCTTGTCGACGGATATAACCATCGCGCTTTGGATCAAAAAGCGCGAGAATCGCAAGCGGCCAAAACGGATAGCCGAGCGCAGCTAAAACGCGCGTCTCGGAAGGCGAGGTCGCGACTGCCGCAGTTTGTCTCGCGGTAGGTTGATATGGCGGACTTTGCGCTCCACGCGGTCCGACGTCGCCCGGCAGCCGGCCGCCGCGCGCATCGATACGCTCCGCGAGCCGGCAACTGGGGCATTCGCCCCGCTCGTCGCGGCACGTGGCGCAAATCGACTTGTTGCAGTGCGTACACTGCGCAACCGACGGTACGTTCGAGTGGAAATAGCAGTCCATTATACTGGCGCTCCGCCCCGGGCTGCGCGCCCCCCATGCGTAGCATGGGGCCCCCAAAACGCCGAGCCCAGCATCATTGCGATTGTGTAAACATTCCCGGAGGGGGCTTTTAACAACATGATCTCGCCCAATTCTACGGGACGACGAGGGCAAAGGTTTCGGGGCCGGTCGCGAAAGTCGCTGCCCAGTGCAGGCCCGCCAACGTGTAGCCGTTCTACGGCGTCTTTTTAACGAAGCGCAGCCATACTATCCCCGGCTCGCCTTCGCCCTGGTGCTCGGTGTCGTAGCCGGCGTCGGCCCCACGGCTTACGCCTGGGCGATCGGC of the Candidatus Baltobacteraceae bacterium genome contains:
- a CDS encoding DUF4870 domain-containing protein, with protein sequence MDCYFHSNVPSVAQCTHCNKSICATCRDERGECPSCRLAERIDARGGRLPGDVGPRGAQSPPYQPTARQTAAVATSPSETRVLAALGYPFWPLAILALFDPKRDGYIRRQAWQALGFNFGMAAVGFFLHAVASIPFLGWSAWPLIPFLLPVMIVADVVYAIKVWHGEDVRIPLISDWVDTRVPL